The following are encoded together in the Daucus carota subsp. sativus chromosome 5, DH1 v3.0, whole genome shotgun sequence genome:
- the LOC135152856 gene encoding zinc finger BED domain-containing protein RICESLEEPER 2-like: protein MAPPRRPPLAPGQATGNDGGEDMYLPSTETAIPPKTSSSNRFNSKMLGIITKKQKVRISTTSAPVASASTTMLREFFSYNYELDEDFEILTWWRSHEIQFPVLAKIARDVLVVPASTIASESAFSAGRRVLDEKRSSLAPDAVKICVCKKDWDQAAKRQQGFQEDDSDGEEDPWMLMDTSSSEGGNSANEQE, encoded by the exons ATGGCGCCGCCCCGACGACCTCCACTCGCACCCGGTCAGGCAACCGGCAATGACGGCGGCGAAG ACATGTACCTTCCAAGTACTGAAACCGCTATACCACCAAAGACAAGTTCTTCAAATAGATTTAATAGTAAAATGTTAGGAATAATAACTAAAAAACAAAAGGTTAGAATTTCTACTACGTCTGCTCCTGTAGCTTCGGCTTCTACTACTATGCTTAgagaatttttttcttataactATGAATTAGACgaagattttgaaatattaacatGGTGGAGAAGTCATGAGATACAATTTCCAGTTTTAGCTAAAATTGCAAGGGACGTATTAGTAGTCCCTGCCTCTACAATTGCATCGGAGTCGGCTTTTAGTGCAGGTAGAAGAGTTTTGGATGAGAAAAGATCAAGTCTCGCGCCAGATGCGGTAAAGATTTGCGTTTGTAAAAAAGATTGGGACCAAGCTGCTAAAAGACAACAAGGATTTCAAGAAGATGACTCGGACGGTGAAGAAGATCCTTGGATGTTGATGGATACTTCGTCGTCCGAAGGCGGCAATTCGGCAAATGaacaagaataa
- the LOC108220536 gene encoding probable WRKY transcription factor 11: protein MHLLSSRTSSAVMAIDLINYAKIEDFTAAHESRGSINIIEDEIMRILQSHNQRNQQVQVDEVKEETKAVRRTGHARFRRGPAESEPVKPAEVKSNVKSVEMETEMNVKSVKECKDVNSANSSGSSSITGEEGTVSNGKAVLGAGAAPAPRTYSSGKPPLPTSHRKRSREMEMEKMLISKSSGSRGCHCCKRRKTVVKKEIKRVTSGSAGDCIPADEYSWKKYDQKLVPGTVFPRGYYKCNTFKGCPARKRVERTSNDPTVLILTYEGEHRHHHNHHRSQSSSHHHPRVAALTRLNNSTDVGLCH from the exons ATGCATCTACTTTCTTCACGAACTAGCTCTGCTGTAATGGCGATCGATCTCATAAATTACGCGAAAATCGAAGATTTTACAGCGGCTCACGAATCTCGAGGATCGATAAATATCATCGAAGACGAAATTATGCGGATATTACAATCGCACAACCAGCGTAATCAGCAAGTACAGGTTGATGAAGTGAAGGAGGAGACGAAGGCTGTGAGGCGGACCGGTCACGCGCGGTTCCGCCGCGGACCGGCGGAGTCTGAACCGGTCAAACCGGCTGAGGTAAAGTCAAATGTGAAGTCTGTTGAGATGGAGACGGAGATGAATGTGAAGAGTGTAAAAGAATGTAAAGATGTAAATAGTGCGAATTCGTCGGGGAGCTCTTCGATTACGGGAGAGGAAGGCACGGTTTCCAATGGTAAAGCGGTGTTGGGCGCCGGAGCAGCTCCGGCGCCGAGGACGTATTCGTCGGGGAAGCCGCCTCTTCCGACTTCGCATCGGAAGAGGTCTCGAGAAATGGAAATGGAGAAGATGTTGATTAGTAAATCTTCTGGTTCACGCGGCTGCCACTGCTGTAAAAGAAG GAAAACTGTGGTTAAAAAGGAGATTAAGAGAGTAACAAGTGGATCAGCTGGAGATTGTATACCAGCCGATGAATATTCATGGAAGAAATATGATCAGAAGCTAGTTCCAGGCACAGTCTTTCCAAG GGGCTATTACAAATGCAATACATTCAAGGGCTGTCCCGCACGAAAACGAGTGGAGAGAACTAGCAATGATCCAACGGTTCTAATCTTGACTTACGAAGGAGAACATCgccatcatcataatcatcatcgATCTCAGTCTTCTTCGCATCACCATCCAAGGGTGGCTGCTTTGACCCGACTTAATAATAGCACTGATGTTGGTTTGTGTCACTAG
- the LOC108222160 gene encoding uncharacterized protein LOC108222160: MAYVDQAFSITDDDLMMDDHSFSYTATNRPPIKEIAFAVSLLVFGILVIVSGFFMSTYQVGGDHAHGVFFSILGSIMFIPGCYYTWVAYSAYKGYKRFSSSDNLPV, encoded by the exons ATGGCATATGTAGACCAAGCTTTCTCTATAACCGACGATGATTTGATGATGGATGACCACTCCTTCTCGTATACCGCCACTAATCGGCCTCCTATCAAAGAAATCGCTTTTGCCGTTTCTCTCCTCGTTTTCGGAATTCTTGTCATCGTATCCGGTTTCTTTATGTCGACTTACCAAGTCGGAGGTGATCATGCTCACG GAGTGTTCTTTTCTATACTGGGTTCAATTATGTTCATCCCAGGGTGTTACTATACTTGGGTAGCATACTCTGCTTACAAGGGTTACAAACGTTTCTCATCCTCTGATAATCTCCCGGTTTGA